From a single Planococcus shenhongbingii genomic region:
- a CDS encoding DinB family protein, with product MTEMFLYNWQIREEWLDWCETLSPEELEKKRVGGMGSILHNLYHVVYCEQYWINHLRGTPVLGNDMKNITALQEVKAFSALIQPQTHQFLQSYPLEGADQVLEHQRKDGCIKLLTYEKVLRHITAHEIHHIGQLSVWSREMGLKPVSSDLIYRELD from the coding sequence ATGACCGAGATGTTCTTGTATAACTGGCAGATTCGAGAAGAATGGCTGGACTGGTGCGAGACCCTCTCACCGGAAGAATTAGAGAAGAAAAGAGTGGGCGGAATGGGCAGCATTTTACACAATTTATATCATGTGGTCTATTGCGAGCAATACTGGATCAACCACTTGCGCGGGACCCCGGTCCTTGGCAATGACATGAAGAATATCACCGCTTTACAGGAGGTGAAGGCATTTTCGGCTCTTATCCAACCGCAAACCCATCAATTTCTCCAATCCTATCCACTCGAAGGAGCAGATCAGGTTTTGGAACATCAAAGAAAAGACGGTTGCATCAAGTTGTTGACGTATGAGAAAGTGCTCAGGCATATTACGGCGCATGAAATCCATCATATCGGTCAGCTATCCGTCTGGTCCAGGGAGATGGGATTGAAGCCCGTTTCTTCGGATCTGATTTATAGAGAATTGGACTAA
- a CDS encoding phytoene desaturase family protein, with amino-acid sequence MKKKVIVIGAGVAGLASAIRLQNAGYQVALYEKQSTPGGKMNRIEIDGYKFDLGPSIVMMPEVYREIFELCGRNPDDYIPMEKLDPMYRAYFSDAPTEPIDMSSDLPRLTKTLETLSPSDTGGFLQYLQEAHKIFAFARYDILQKPFRRHRDFYNRSMMNKGKGSKIKVLDTANQFIGRYIKNERLKQIISFQTLYIGISPYKSPSFYTMIPMLQFLYGVWFIKGGMYTMASSMERLFKELGGEIFYNQAVQEICIEDKKATGILVAGEKVPADFVVCNADFPYAMKHLVKEPAAKGKFTDKKIDKMKYTCSCFLLYLGMDRKYTEVERVHNFIFNEKLDKNLEDIFSGEKLTDASFYVYLASKMDPTLAPEGKDGLYILMPVSNVATALYEWNDETVAYYRGYILNALKKIPGFEHVEDEIVAETCITPLDFETKFNAYKGAAFGLQPTLSQSNHLRPQSKATHCSNLYFTGSSTHPGAGVPIVLLSAKIATQELIDDDQGVMAHDN; translated from the coding sequence GTGAAAAAGAAGGTGATCGTAATCGGAGCAGGCGTGGCGGGGCTGGCAAGTGCCATCAGGCTTCAAAATGCCGGTTACCAGGTAGCTTTATACGAAAAACAATCCACCCCCGGCGGAAAAATGAACCGGATTGAAATCGACGGCTACAAATTCGATCTGGGACCGAGTATTGTCATGATGCCGGAAGTGTATCGGGAAATATTCGAGCTGTGCGGCCGAAACCCCGATGATTACATCCCGATGGAAAAGCTGGATCCGATGTACAGGGCATATTTCAGTGATGCACCCACTGAGCCCATTGATATGTCCTCTGACCTTCCCCGGCTGACCAAAACTTTGGAAACGCTCAGTCCATCGGATACAGGGGGATTCCTTCAGTATCTCCAGGAAGCGCATAAGATTTTTGCGTTTGCAAGGTATGATATTTTGCAGAAGCCATTCCGCAGGCACCGGGATTTCTACAACCGTTCTATGATGAATAAAGGGAAGGGTTCGAAAATAAAAGTGCTGGACACCGCCAATCAGTTTATCGGCCGATACATCAAAAACGAACGCTTAAAGCAGATCATCAGTTTCCAAACGCTCTACATAGGCATTTCCCCGTATAAGAGCCCATCGTTTTACACCATGATCCCGATGCTCCAGTTTTTATATGGCGTCTGGTTTATCAAAGGCGGCATGTACACGATGGCCTCTTCGATGGAACGGCTCTTTAAGGAATTGGGAGGCGAAATCTTCTATAATCAGGCCGTTCAGGAAATCTGTATTGAAGATAAAAAAGCCACTGGCATCCTTGTGGCTGGCGAAAAGGTTCCTGCAGATTTCGTGGTGTGCAATGCGGACTTCCCGTATGCCATGAAACATCTGGTCAAAGAACCAGCCGCCAAAGGGAAGTTTACCGACAAAAAAATCGATAAAATGAAATATACCTGTTCTTGTTTTTTATTGTATTTGGGCATGGACAGAAAATACACGGAAGTCGAGAGGGTTCATAATTTCATTTTCAATGAAAAGCTGGACAAAAATTTGGAAGACATTTTCTCCGGGGAAAAACTGACGGATGCCTCTTTCTATGTTTACCTTGCTTCGAAAATGGATCCAACTCTGGCACCCGAGGGAAAAGACGGCTTATATATTTTGATGCCGGTTTCAAACGTGGCGACAGCCCTTTACGAATGGAACGACGAAACCGTCGCTTATTACCGCGGCTATATTCTGAACGCGTTGAAAAAGATTCCGGGCTTTGAGCACGTTGAGGATGAAATAGTTGCAGAAACGTGCATAACGCCGCTGGATTTCGAGACGAAATTCAATGCCTATAAAGGTGCCGCTTTCGGCCTGCAGCCGACCTTGTCTCAAAGCAATCACCTGCGGCCGCAAAGCAAGGCCACGCATTGTTCGAATTTGTATTTTACCGGCAGCTCAACACACCCTGGAGCAGGGGTTCCAATCGTCCTTTTATCCGCAAAGATTGCTACGCAGGAACTGATCGATGATGACCAAGGTGTCATGGCTCACGATAATTAA
- a CDS encoding phytoene desaturase family protein, with product MTENKKVLIIGGGLGGISAAISLAQRGYKVSLFEKNNHIGGKLNRLEQDGFGFDLGPSILTMPKIFAKLFADSGKRMEDYVPIIRLDHQWRSFFPDGNIIDLYQDLHEMETKNPSLSKRDMREYANLLKYSKNLYDVTEKGYFNQGLDSAEEIAKYHGALESLKNFDLFSTVHSAIDKRISNKQFKDMLSYFSKYVGSSPYDAPAVLNMMIYMQHNQGAWYVPGGLNRLADALVRLAEEIGVHIYTGVGVARLYKEKGKITGALLEDGAKVSADYYISNMEVIPLYEQLLDEKKQYVKKLKKKFEPASSGLVMHLGVKKTYPQLRHHNFFFAENMKKQMQTIFHEHKLPDDPVIYLVNVNKTDPAQAPPGHENIKVLPHIPYIQDKAFTQQDYAQFAEKVLVKLEQMGLDGLRENIVTEDIWTPEDIRQVYGSDRGAIYGTLSDRSNNKGFKHPKQSERYDNLYFVGGTVNPGGGMPMVTLSGQQVGRKIVERDRHQGK from the coding sequence TTGACTGAAAATAAAAAAGTTTTAATCATTGGGGGAGGACTCGGTGGCATATCCGCCGCTATTTCCCTTGCACAACGTGGCTATAAAGTTTCCTTATTCGAAAAAAACAACCATATCGGCGGGAAATTGAACCGGCTTGAACAAGATGGTTTCGGCTTCGACCTTGGCCCGTCCATCTTGACGATGCCAAAAATTTTCGCAAAATTATTTGCGGACAGCGGAAAACGGATGGAAGACTACGTGCCGATCATCCGGCTGGACCATCAATGGCGTTCCTTTTTCCCGGATGGAAACATTATCGACTTGTATCAGGACTTGCATGAAATGGAAACGAAAAATCCGTCATTGAGCAAGCGGGATATGCGCGAGTATGCGAATCTGCTGAAATACTCCAAAAATCTGTATGATGTGACCGAGAAAGGCTATTTCAATCAGGGGCTGGACAGCGCGGAAGAAATCGCAAAGTACCACGGTGCGCTTGAATCCCTCAAAAACTTCGATCTTTTTTCGACCGTACATAGTGCCATTGATAAACGGATTAGCAATAAGCAATTCAAGGATATGCTTTCCTATTTTAGTAAATATGTCGGTTCTTCCCCTTACGATGCGCCGGCCGTCCTGAATATGATGATCTATATGCAGCATAATCAAGGTGCATGGTACGTGCCCGGCGGCTTGAACCGGCTTGCGGACGCATTGGTGCGGCTGGCAGAAGAAATTGGCGTCCATATTTATACGGGAGTGGGAGTCGCCCGCCTCTACAAAGAGAAAGGTAAGATCACCGGCGCCTTGCTGGAAGACGGCGCAAAGGTGTCTGCGGATTACTACATCTCCAATATGGAAGTCATTCCGCTTTATGAGCAGCTGCTGGATGAAAAGAAGCAGTACGTTAAAAAGCTGAAGAAGAAATTTGAACCGGCCAGTTCCGGGCTCGTGATGCATCTGGGCGTCAAAAAAACGTATCCGCAGCTCCGCCACCATAATTTCTTCTTTGCGGAAAATATGAAGAAACAGATGCAGACGATTTTCCACGAGCATAAGCTGCCGGACGACCCGGTCATTTATTTGGTGAATGTCAATAAGACCGACCCGGCCCAGGCGCCGCCCGGACATGAAAACATAAAAGTGCTTCCGCACATTCCGTACATCCAGGACAAAGCTTTCACGCAGCAGGATTATGCGCAATTCGCAGAGAAAGTCTTGGTCAAATTGGAACAAATGGGCCTGGATGGCTTGCGGGAAAACATCGTGACGGAGGATATCTGGACGCCTGAGGATATCCGGCAGGTCTACGGCTCCGACCGCGGCGCGATTTACGGAACGCTGTCGGACCGCAGCAACAACAAAGGGTTCAAGCATCCGAAACAAAGCGAACGCTACGACAATCTGTATTTTGTCGGCGGGACGGTGAACCCGGGTGGCGGGATGCCGATGGTCACCTTGAGCGGCCAGCAGGTCGGCAGGAAAATCGTTGAACGGGATAGGCATCAAGGCAAATGA
- a CDS encoding transposase yields the protein MMKYSEEFKLKLVNEYLAGPLGYPRLARKYGISSHGQIARWVRAFQAFGKEGLRNRQKNKVYSVQFKLDVLHFMKQTGASYQDAAIEFKMHNPTLIVKWKQTFLAEGAGGLRKKGRPPMAKNSKKKPAKPAGTMSREEQLERENELLRLEVAYLKKLNAFQENPDAYLEKHKQRWHSNSKKKDSD from the coding sequence ATGATGAAATATAGCGAAGAATTTAAACTGAAGCTGGTCAACGAGTATTTGGCTGGCCCGTTGGGTTATCCACGCTTAGCCCGAAAATACGGGATATCCAGCCACGGGCAAATAGCACGCTGGGTGCGGGCTTTCCAGGCATTCGGAAAAGAAGGATTGCGGAACAGGCAAAAAAACAAGGTGTATTCTGTTCAATTCAAATTGGATGTATTACACTTTATGAAACAAACAGGCGCTTCCTACCAGGACGCAGCGATTGAATTCAAGATGCACAACCCGACGCTTATTGTGAAATGGAAACAGACATTTTTGGCGGAAGGGGCAGGAGGCCTGAGAAAGAAAGGACGGCCACCCATGGCGAAAAATTCGAAAAAGAAACCGGCAAAACCGGCTGGGACGATGTCCCGTGAAGAACAACTTGAACGCGAGAATGAGCTTCTCCGTTTGGAAGTCGCTTATTTAAAAAAGTTGAACGCTTTCCAGGAGAATCCGGATGCCTACCTCGAAAAGCACAAGCAGCGCTGGCATTCGAACTCCAAAAAGAAGGATTCCGATTAA
- a CDS encoding alpha/beta hydrolase: MMKLLPPKPFYYEGGEQAVLLLHSFTSNPSDMKKLGRHLQKNQYSCYAPVYSGHGLPAEDLLKYGPSDWWQDALGGYQLLKDKGFDKIAVIGLSLGGVLALKAAQELEVAGVVTMSVPIQREAAFLQKRVFYYAKRYKQLEGKEADQIQLEMDGLHDLPVDSLVEFQQLIDRTRDNLTQITSPIRILYGELDEPLYQESAEMIFQSVASDHKTVKGYPNSKHLMTLGPDMDDVNEDVLAFLNELAWQL, from the coding sequence ATGATGAAACTGCTGCCTCCAAAGCCCTTTTATTATGAAGGCGGAGAGCAAGCCGTTCTGCTCCTGCATTCTTTCACAAGCAATCCGAGCGATATGAAAAAGTTGGGCAGGCATTTGCAGAAGAACCAGTATTCTTGCTACGCCCCGGTGTACAGCGGACATGGCTTGCCCGCGGAAGACCTTCTGAAATATGGTCCATCCGATTGGTGGCAGGATGCGCTGGGCGGCTATCAGTTGCTGAAGGACAAAGGGTTTGACAAAATAGCGGTAATCGGTCTGTCGCTTGGCGGGGTGTTGGCCTTGAAAGCGGCACAGGAGCTGGAAGTGGCTGGCGTGGTGACCATGTCCGTGCCGATCCAGCGGGAGGCGGCTTTTCTGCAAAAGCGTGTCTTCTACTATGCGAAGCGATACAAACAACTCGAAGGGAAAGAGGCGGACCAAATCCAGCTGGAAATGGATGGGCTTCACGATCTGCCGGTCGATTCATTGGTCGAGTTCCAACAGCTCATCGACCGAACGAGGGACAACTTAACGCAAATAACCTCGCCCATTCGGATACTGTACGGGGAGTTGGATGAGCCGTTGTATCAAGAAAGTGCCGAAATGATTTTCCAAAGCGTGGCATCGGACCACAAAACCGTGAAGGGGTATCCGAACTCCAAGCATTTGATGACGTTAGGCCCGGACATGGACGATGTGAACGAAGATGTTCTGGCCTTCTTAAATGAGTTGGCTTGGCAACTGTAG
- a CDS encoding LLM class flavin-dependent oxidoreductase — MAKKRIYLNAFDMNCAGLYSPGLWTHPDDQSSTYKDAEYWVHLAQVLEKGRFDAIFLADVLGIYDVYQGSRDAAVRQGAQVPVNDPAFIVPIMSQATKHLGFGLTASTSYEHPYIFARRMSTLDHLTKGRIGWNVVTSYLNSAAVNIGLNQQISHSERYEMADEYMEVVYKLWEGSWEEDAVRVDKERKIYADPEKVHDIRHEGKYFKVPGAHLSEPSPQRTPVIFQAGASSRGRKFAAKHAELVFISAPTAEITKKTVDSIREEAKQTGRNSDGIKILSSLTPILGSTQKEAEEKYEEYKKHISYEGALALLGGWTGIDFSAYNPDDKIEYVKSDAMKSVVENFTKVDPNKQWTVRELANFVGIGSVGHVEVGTPEKVADTMEKWINEVGIDGFNISYAITPGTFEEFVDGVVPILQERGLVRKEYEDGTFRNNLFGYDRLPDNHTASQYREIHSKTEV, encoded by the coding sequence ATGGCTAAGAAAAGAATTTATTTGAATGCATTTGATATGAATTGCGCAGGACTGTATTCACCAGGTTTATGGACACATCCGGACGATCAATCCTCGACTTATAAAGACGCAGAATACTGGGTCCATCTCGCTCAAGTATTAGAAAAAGGGCGTTTTGATGCTATTTTCCTAGCTGATGTTTTAGGGATATACGATGTGTATCAAGGTTCCCGTGATGCCGCTGTCCGTCAGGGGGCCCAAGTACCAGTCAACGATCCCGCTTTTATAGTTCCGATTATGTCTCAAGCAACGAAACATCTGGGTTTTGGCTTAACCGCATCGACAAGCTACGAACATCCTTATATCTTTGCTAGAAGAATGTCTACATTAGATCATTTAACAAAAGGGCGTATAGGCTGGAATGTTGTGACGTCGTATTTAAACAGCGCTGCTGTCAATATTGGTTTAAATCAGCAAATTAGTCATAGTGAACGTTATGAAATGGCAGATGAATATATGGAAGTCGTTTATAAATTATGGGAAGGAAGTTGGGAAGAAGACGCTGTTCGCGTAGATAAGGAAAGAAAAATATATGCAGATCCAGAAAAAGTACATGACATTAGACATGAAGGAAAATACTTTAAAGTTCCTGGAGCACATTTAAGTGAACCGTCTCCGCAAAGAACACCCGTTATTTTTCAGGCTGGAGCTTCAAGCAGAGGAAGAAAGTTTGCAGCTAAACATGCTGAGCTTGTATTTATTAGTGCGCCGACAGCAGAAATCACGAAAAAAACCGTAGACTCCATTCGTGAAGAAGCAAAACAAACTGGACGTAACTCAGATGGAATCAAAATTCTTTCATCACTTACTCCAATATTGGGCAGCACACAGAAAGAAGCAGAAGAAAAATATGAAGAATACAAAAAACATATAAGTTATGAAGGTGCTTTAGCATTATTAGGGGGATGGACAGGCATTGATTTTTCAGCATACAATCCCGATGACAAAATTGAATATGTAAAAAGCGATGCAATGAAATCAGTCGTTGAAAATTTCACAAAAGTGGATCCGAATAAACAATGGACAGTAAGAGAATTAGCCAATTTCGTTGGTATTGGGTCTGTCGGTCATGTTGAAGTAGGCACCCCAGAAAAAGTAGCAGACACAATGGAAAAGTGGATCAATGAGGTGGGGATTGATGGCTTTAATATTTCTTATGCCATCACCCCGGGAACCTTTGAAGAATTTGTTGATGGGGTTGTTCCTATTTTGCAAGAGCGTGGTCTCGTTAGAAAAGAGTATGAGGATGGCACCTTCCGTAACAATCTTTTCGGATATGATCGTTTGCCGGACAATCATACTGCTTCCCAATATCGAGAGATCCACTCGAAAACCGAAGTATAA
- a CDS encoding DUF4304 domain-containing protein, with protein sequence MSSERDAMIGSLKNTVIPELRGKGFKGSFSHFYRKTEERADLLMFQFSMWGGVLYIEISKCSPEGHTDVSGKFRPPNKMKVYYIGDPSGWHRYRIGDGGKDMFEFNEVNTDQVVLQIKESLEEADEWWASYPDWWKNNPSF encoded by the coding sequence TTGTCTTCAGAAAGAGATGCCATGATAGGTTCGTTAAAAAATACAGTCATTCCTGAATTAAGAGGAAAAGGATTTAAAGGGTCATTTTCTCACTTTTATCGAAAAACGGAAGAGCGTGCGGATTTGTTGATGTTTCAATTCAGTATGTGGGGCGGTGTTTTGTACATAGAGATTTCCAAATGTTCTCCTGAGGGGCATACGGATGTTTCAGGTAAATTTCGTCCACCCAATAAAATGAAAGTCTATTATATTGGCGATCCTTCTGGTTGGCATCGGTACCGAATAGGAGATGGTGGAAAGGACATGTTCGAGTTCAATGAAGTTAACACCGATCAAGTTGTCCTCCAGATCAAAGAATCCTTAGAAGAGGCAGATGAGTGGTGGGCGTCTTACCCAGATTGGTGGAAGAACAATCCTTCTTTTTAG
- a CDS encoding glycosyltransferase, with the protein MEASNFINLAIGFAAVGVGFIMFKSLPRPKPREQSDLPFLSVIIPARNESNRITPLLESLNGQNHRSFEILVVDDDSSDNTAEVAEALGATVLQKKEERLGAGKSAACWYGANQAKGEWLLFLDADTHFTDADGIRNLLLSYKEKGAKGILALQPFHTVHRLYENLSAVFNVIVVVGMNGFTVWGDRFKTAGSFGPCILCNKEDYFLTGGHQKIEGALMDDLALGEAFLEKNLPVHCLGGKGIISSRMYPEGLKSLIEGWCKSFAIGSKSTHPLVMGMTIIWIAGSFTSAIALISAIASADAAAILISGLLYLIYAVQTGLFARRCGNFPRSIFLFYPVLFLFFTGIYLYSLFRVNVLHTVTWKGRKINV; encoded by the coding sequence ATGGAAGCTTCAAACTTCATTAACCTGGCAATCGGTTTTGCTGCGGTCGGGGTCGGCTTCATCATGTTCAAGTCGTTGCCGAGACCAAAGCCGCGTGAGCAATCAGATTTACCGTTTCTGTCCGTCATCATTCCTGCCAGAAATGAAAGCAACCGGATCACGCCGTTATTGGAGTCATTAAATGGCCAAAATCATCGGTCATTTGAAATATTGGTAGTTGATGATGATTCATCGGACAATACGGCTGAAGTCGCGGAAGCTTTAGGTGCAACGGTTCTTCAGAAGAAAGAGGAACGGCTGGGCGCAGGAAAGTCGGCGGCCTGCTGGTACGGCGCGAATCAGGCAAAAGGGGAGTGGCTTTTATTCTTAGATGCGGATACCCATTTCACGGACGCTGACGGCATCCGGAATTTGCTTCTTTCCTATAAGGAGAAAGGCGCCAAAGGGATTCTGGCTTTGCAGCCGTTCCATACGGTCCACCGGCTATATGAAAACCTTTCTGCTGTATTCAACGTAATCGTGGTTGTCGGAATGAATGGTTTTACCGTTTGGGGAGACCGGTTTAAGACGGCCGGCTCGTTCGGTCCGTGCATCTTATGCAATAAAGAGGATTATTTTTTAACCGGAGGCCATCAAAAAATCGAAGGTGCCCTTATGGATGATTTGGCGCTCGGCGAGGCGTTTCTTGAAAAAAACCTTCCCGTCCACTGCCTCGGCGGAAAAGGGATCATCTCGTCCCGGATGTATCCGGAAGGTCTTAAAAGCCTGATCGAAGGCTGGTGTAAAAGCTTCGCCATTGGTTCAAAATCCACCCATCCGCTTGTTATGGGGATGACCATCATTTGGATTGCCGGCAGCTTCACCAGTGCGATTGCCTTGATTTCCGCCATTGCGTCAGCAGACGCTGCTGCAATCTTGATTAGTGGTCTGTTGTATTTGATTTATGCAGTTCAAACCGGGCTGTTCGCGCGCAGATGCGGTAACTTTCCACGGTCCATTTTCTTGTTTTATCCCGTTCTGTTTTTATTTTTCACTGGAATTTATCTGTACTCCTTGTTCCGGGTGAATGTCCTGCACACGGTAACTTGGAAAGGGCGGAAGATAAACGTTTGA
- a CDS encoding alpha/beta hydrolase: protein MLTTIGAKLLRLLPDPSYNSPMIPPQPVKIKKDFLVDTSVQPTYLSFYYPLGAEPEKLPVYVNFHGGAFIMNDKELDDPYCRFLANQTGCVILNVGYAKAPEYPFPKPLEQSYEILQWMKGRADELDIDPKRFMLGGQSSGANIAAALCLYLEEKQENQPLLQVLSCPMLDFVTPHADKPEPKWFRARFPQFANFLNKCYLPDKMQAANPLASPVCAEIGKGLASALIVIAEHDPFRPEAEIYAEKLKAAGINVHDEVFEGVSHAFTHLGPQGAAQKAWTLVAEKIKEAVALAGDQNKNILS, encoded by the coding sequence ATGTTAACTACTATTGGCGCTAAGTTACTGCGACTCCTTCCCGATCCATCATATAATTCACCTATGATTCCTCCGCAGCCTGTAAAAATAAAAAAAGATTTTTTGGTTGATACATCGGTTCAGCCCACTTACCTATCTTTCTACTATCCGTTAGGTGCCGAACCAGAAAAACTTCCGGTTTACGTTAATTTCCACGGCGGGGCATTTATTATGAATGATAAAGAGCTGGATGATCCGTACTGCCGCTTTCTGGCGAATCAGACAGGCTGCGTAATCCTCAACGTCGGTTATGCAAAAGCTCCGGAATACCCGTTTCCAAAACCGCTTGAACAGAGTTACGAGATTCTTCAATGGATGAAGGGCCGGGCAGATGAGCTAGATATCGATCCGAAACGATTCATGCTGGGCGGACAAAGTTCAGGTGCGAATATCGCAGCGGCCCTCTGTCTTTACCTTGAAGAGAAACAGGAAAACCAGCCCCTTCTCCAAGTCTTGTCTTGCCCGATGCTGGATTTTGTCACGCCGCACGCGGATAAACCCGAACCAAAATGGTTTCGTGCCCGGTTCCCACAGTTCGCGAATTTTTTGAATAAATGCTACCTGCCTGACAAAATGCAAGCTGCCAATCCACTCGCTTCCCCTGTCTGTGCTGAAATCGGGAAGGGCTTAGCCTCTGCCCTTATTGTCATTGCCGAACATGACCCATTCAGGCCGGAAGCCGAAATCTATGCCGAAAAATTAAAAGCTGCCGGGATAAACGTCCACGATGAGGTTTTCGAAGGCGTTTCTCATGCCTTTACACATTTAGGCCCACAAGGTGCAGCCCAGAAAGCTTGGACGCTGGTTGCGGAAAAAATCAAAGAAGCGGTTGCTTTAGCTGGGGATCAAAATAAAAATATACTTAGTTAA
- a CDS encoding sodium:solute symporter family protein: protein MNTIPLIMIVLFFAMMLFIIRKQLGVSSFEDYATANRSFGFFALTFSVLATWVVGAMYTAWAGMAVTYGFTALYCIAYATITMIVMYYVAPKTYIWGVKYGIKTQSELLGFRYQSKSLRMLTGVWGIVFTIPWLIVEIVTQGYVFEYATGGLISQFWGMVLGIIAVAVFVSLGGMRSVITANVFQGLILIFGGTALMIYFVYKYFGGFASGFEMVVNDYPGMLTYPGPGWEPPTPYWTSIVILSGLGGFLWPWAYNKLFASDSIRTIKVSALLAPIIYAIFFSVFVVTAIFIHSYNQALSDVQGAFLWIASESGPIVLGLLGVIIMASSVGTVSGIMQAISTTVSRDLAQVIDKNISDKKAVNIARISVIVISLVSLFFGTADLGLMVFLALFTYDGIILLFPIVILGLYWKRANKEGAIIGLIAGTALSMFLRFFNPSFIEGWGWQPGVYGLILSFAVMITAGYMKKPSAFVEKLWVDTEAAYTKSVKVPAVKSNSQVS, encoded by the coding sequence TTGAATACAATCCCCTTAATAATGATAGTTCTCTTTTTTGCGATGATGCTTTTTATTATCAGGAAACAGTTAGGGGTAAGCTCTTTTGAAGACTACGCAACAGCTAACCGGTCTTTTGGCTTTTTTGCTTTAACTTTTTCGGTTTTAGCAACATGGGTTGTTGGAGCTATGTATACAGCTTGGGCAGGCATGGCTGTAACTTATGGATTTACCGCATTGTATTGTATAGCTTATGCAACAATAACAATGATTGTGATGTATTATGTTGCCCCAAAAACATATATTTGGGGTGTCAAGTACGGAATCAAAACTCAATCGGAATTATTAGGATTTAGGTATCAAAGCAAGTCTTTGCGGATGCTCACTGGAGTTTGGGGGATTGTGTTTACAATTCCTTGGTTGATCGTTGAGATTGTAACGCAGGGGTATGTTTTTGAATATGCTACGGGTGGACTGATTTCCCAGTTTTGGGGTATGGTCCTGGGAATAATAGCAGTTGCTGTTTTTGTTTCACTAGGCGGCATGCGATCTGTAATAACAGCGAATGTTTTTCAGGGTTTAATACTAATATTTGGCGGTACCGCTCTAATGATTTACTTTGTATATAAATACTTTGGCGGATTTGCCTCAGGATTTGAAATGGTCGTCAATGATTATCCGGGGATGCTGACTTATCCTGGTCCAGGTTGGGAACCGCCCACTCCATATTGGACGTCAATTGTGATATTAAGCGGTTTAGGCGGATTTTTGTGGCCGTGGGCATACAATAAGTTATTTGCCAGTGACAGCATACGGACTATCAAAGTTTCCGCTTTGCTTGCACCGATTATATACGCAATATTCTTTTCTGTCTTTGTTGTTACTGCTATATTTATCCATTCTTACAATCAGGCTTTATCTGATGTACAAGGTGCTTTTTTGTGGATAGCCAGCGAATCGGGTCCTATTGTACTCGGGCTGCTTGGTGTAATTATTATGGCAAGCAGTGTGGGAACAGTGAGTGGCATAATGCAGGCAATCAGTACAACCGTATCGAGGGATTTAGCTCAAGTAATAGATAAGAATATTTCGGACAAGAAAGCAGTAAATATTGCAAGAATATCCGTAATCGTTATTTCATTGGTTTCTCTGTTTTTTGGTACCGCCGATTTGGGATTAATGGTTTTTCTTGCGTTATTCACTTATGATGGAATCATCTTGCTGTTTCCAATTGTCATTTTAGGCTTGTACTGGAAACGTGCTAATAAAGAAGGAGCAATCATAGGATTAATTGCAGGTACGGCATTATCCATGTTTCTTCGATTCTTCAATCCATCGTTCATTGAAGGCTGGGGCTGGCAGCCAGGAGTTTATGGTCTAATTCTCAGTTTTGCAGTAATGATCACTGCTGGATATATGAAAAAACCGAGTGCTTTTGTCGAGAAACTATGGGTAGATACAGAGGCCGCTTATACAAAAAGTGTAAAAGTGCCTGCAGTAAAGTCAAATTCTCAAGTCAGTTAA